CGTCGGCTCAACGCCCTCATGCGCCGACAGCCAGCCCGATGATCAGCGCTAATACGGTTTCGAAGCCGGAAGATCACGGATCGAACTGCCGCACAAGCCGGTCGGCAGACAAGGCGCTGCCGCGTCGGCGGCCTCGCCGAACCGAACCGAGGCCCGCAGACGGGCCGCCTCCTTGACTTTGTACTGAACAGTCGTTTAATCTACTGAACATGCGTTCAGTCGACTTGACTGCGGCGGCCCGCATCAGGGATGCGGCGATCGAGCAGTTTGGTCAGCACGGTTTCGGCGTTGGACTGCGAACCATCGCCGAAGCCGCGGAAGTGAGCGCCGCCCTGGTCATCCACCACTTCGGCTCCAAGGAGGGTCTGCGCAAGGCCTGCGACGACTACGTCGCCGAAGAGATCCGCAGCGAAAAGTCGACGGCGATGCAGTCCAACGACCCGGCCACCTGGCTCGGCCAGCTCGCCCAAGTCGAGTCCTACGCGCCGCTGATGGCCTACCTGGTGCGCAGCATGCAATCGGGCGGTGAATTGGCGATGACGTTGTGGCAGAAGATGATCGACAATACCGAAGACTACCTCGAGGAGGGAGTGCGCGCCGGCACCGTCAAACCCAGCCGCGACCCGCAGGCCAGGGCCAAATACCTGGCCATCACCGGGGGCGGCGGCTTTCTGTTGTACCTGCAAATGCATGCAACCCCAACCGATCTGCGTGCCGTACTCCGTGACTACACGCGCGACATGGTGCTGCCGGCGCTGGAGGTCTACACCGAGGGCCTGCTGGCTGATCGCTCCATGTACGAGGCCTTCCTGGCCGAAGAGAAGCAAGGAGAATCCGATGTCCAGTGACAACGTCTCGGCCCTCATCGATATTCGGGGCCTGATCAAGAACTTCGGGGTGGTGCGTGCGCTCGACGGCCTTGATCTCACGGTGCACGAAGGCGAGGTGCACGGCTTTCTCGGACCCAATGGCGCCGGGAAGTCGACCACCATCCGGATTCTGTTAGGCCTGGCGAAGGCTGACGGCGGCAGTGCGCGGCTGCTGGGTCGTGACCCCTGGGCGGACGCGGTTGAGTTGCACCGCCAAATTGCCTATGTTCCAGGCGATGTCACGTTGTGGCCAACGTTGACCGGTGGCGAGACGATCGAACTGCTGGCTCGGATGCGGGGCGGTATCGACGAGAGGCTTCGTGCGGACTTGATCGAGCGCTTCGAATTCGATCCGCGCAAGAAGGTACGCACCTATTCGAAAGGCAACCGCCAGAAGGTGTCCCTGATTTCGGCATTTTCGTCACGGGCCAGGCTGCTGCTGCTGGACGAACCCTCCAGCGGGTTGGACCCGTTGATGGAGAACGTCTTTCAGCAATGTGTCAAGGAAGCACGCGGCCGTGGGGTCACCATCCTGCTCTCCAGCCATATTCTGGCCGAAACGGAAGCCCTGTGCGAACGGGTCACCATCATTCAGGCCGGCAAGACCGTCGAGAGCGGCTCATTGGAATCCATGCGCCACCTCAGTCGAACCTCGATCAAGGCCGAAATGATCGGCGACCCCGGCGATCTCACCAGGATCAAGGGCGTCGAAGACGTCACCGTCGAGGGCACCACAGTGCGCGCCCAGGTCGACAGCGAAAGCCTGGGTGAACTGGTCCGGGTGCTCGGCGACGCCGGGGTGCGCAGTCTGGTCAGCCAACCACCTTCGCTCGAGGAACTGTTCCTGCGCCACTACAGCGT
The nucleotide sequence above comes from Mycobacterium pseudokansasii. Encoded proteins:
- a CDS encoding TetR/AcrR family transcriptional regulator; the encoded protein is MRSVDLTAAARIRDAAIEQFGQHGFGVGLRTIAEAAEVSAALVIHHFGSKEGLRKACDDYVAEEIRSEKSTAMQSNDPATWLGQLAQVESYAPLMAYLVRSMQSGGELAMTLWQKMIDNTEDYLEEGVRAGTVKPSRDPQARAKYLAITGGGGFLLYLQMHATPTDLRAVLRDYTRDMVLPALEVYTEGLLADRSMYEAFLAEEKQGESDVQ
- a CDS encoding ABC transporter ATP-binding protein yields the protein MSSDNVSALIDIRGLIKNFGVVRALDGLDLTVHEGEVHGFLGPNGAGKSTTIRILLGLAKADGGSARLLGRDPWADAVELHRQIAYVPGDVTLWPTLTGGETIELLARMRGGIDERLRADLIERFEFDPRKKVRTYSKGNRQKVSLISAFSSRARLLLLDEPSSGLDPLMENVFQQCVKEARGRGVTILLSSHILAETEALCERVTIIQAGKTVESGSLESMRHLSRTSIKAEMIGDPGDLTRIKGVEDVTVEGTTVRAQVDSESLGELVRVLGDAGVRSLVSQPPSLEELFLRHYSVGPHVGERTQEVPST